Proteins encoded together in one Pantoea sp. CCBC3-3-1 window:
- the ssuD gene encoding FMNH2-dependent alkanesulfonate monooxygenase → MSLSVFWFLPTHGDGHYLGTAEGARPVDHGYLQQIAQAADRLGFGGVLIPTGRSCEDAWLVAASLIPVTQRLRFLVALRPGVISPTQAARQAATLDRLSNGRALFNLVTGGDAEELAGDGVFLDHKERYDESAEFTRVWRRVLEGETVDYEGKHVHVRGARLMFKPVQQPRPPLWFGGSSEPAQDLAAEQVDVYLTWGEPPAQVKEKIEQVRSKAAAQGRKVKFGIRLHVIVRETNEEAWKAADRLISHLDDATIAKAQAALAKTDSVGQHRMAALHGGRRDKLEISPNLWAGVGLVRGGAGTALVGDGETVAARMQEYADLGIETFILSGYPHLEEAYRVGELLFPHLDLNVPEVPRPHAITAHGEAVAHDFAPQKVSQS, encoded by the coding sequence ATGAGCCTTTCTGTTTTCTGGTTTCTGCCAACCCACGGTGATGGTCATTATTTAGGGACTGCCGAAGGCGCACGTCCGGTCGATCATGGTTATCTGCAACAAATTGCTCAGGCGGCCGATCGTTTAGGCTTTGGCGGCGTGTTAATTCCAACCGGTCGCTCCTGCGAAGATGCCTGGCTGGTTGCAGCGTCGCTGATCCCGGTTACGCAGCGCCTGCGTTTTTTGGTCGCGCTGCGCCCTGGCGTTATCTCCCCTACTCAGGCCGCGCGCCAGGCGGCAACGCTGGATCGCCTCTCTAACGGCCGCGCACTGTTCAACCTGGTAACGGGCGGTGATGCAGAAGAACTGGCCGGTGATGGCGTTTTCCTCGATCACAAAGAACGGTATGACGAATCTGCCGAATTTACCCGCGTATGGCGACGTGTGCTCGAAGGCGAAACGGTTGATTACGAAGGCAAACATGTGCACGTCCGTGGCGCACGTCTGATGTTCAAACCGGTACAACAGCCGCGCCCACCGCTGTGGTTTGGCGGTTCTTCTGAACCCGCGCAGGATCTGGCCGCTGAACAGGTCGACGTTTATCTGACCTGGGGCGAGCCTCCGGCGCAGGTTAAAGAGAAAATTGAACAGGTGCGCTCCAAAGCCGCCGCACAGGGCCGCAAGGTAAAATTCGGCATTCGTTTGCACGTTATCGTGCGTGAAACCAATGAAGAAGCGTGGAAAGCGGCCGATCGTCTGATCTCACATCTGGATGATGCCACCATTGCTAAAGCTCAGGCCGCGCTGGCGAAGACCGATTCCGTTGGCCAGCACCGTATGGCCGCGCTGCACGGCGGTCGCCGCGACAAGCTGGAAATCAGCCCGAATCTGTGGGCAGGCGTTGGCCTGGTGCGCGGTGGTGCGGGTACGGCACTGGTTGGCGATGGCGAAACGGTAGCAGCAAGAATGCAGGAATATGCCGATCTGGGCATTGAAACCTTTATTCTGTCGGGCTATCCGCATCTGGAAGAGGCTTACCGCGTGGGAGAACTGCTGTTCCCGCATCTCGATCTGAACGTGCCGGAAGTGCCCAGGCCGCATGCCATTACCGCGCATGGCGAAGCGGTAGCGCATGACTTCGCGCCACAAAAAGTTTCGCAGAGCTGA
- a CDS encoding sulfonate ABC transporter substrate-binding protein gives MSLFTRFVSALAVTGLLMGSTFAAEPAAPKTFRIGYQKGSVSMALARSHQLLEKRFPGTQIKWVEFPAGPQMLEALNVNSIDLGSTGDIPPIFAQAAGADLLYVGSEPPKPQSEVILVPENSPIKTVADLKGHKVAFQKGSSSHNLLLRALTKAGLTFSDIKPTYLTPADARAAFQQGDVDAWAIWDPYYSAALLQGGVRVLADGSGLNLTGSFYLATRSFTEANGPFVNAVLDTFSQADELTRSDRTQSIALLSKTIGLPEPVIASYLDHRPPTIIGPVSEKTAKAQQHTADLFYTNHLMPVKVDVASRIWHATSVTE, from the coding sequence ATGAGTTTGTTTACGCGTTTCGTATCGGCACTGGCAGTCACTGGTTTGTTAATGGGCAGCACTTTTGCTGCCGAACCCGCCGCACCCAAAACTTTCCGTATTGGTTATCAGAAAGGTTCAGTCAGTATGGCGCTGGCCCGTTCCCACCAGCTGCTGGAAAAGCGTTTCCCCGGTACGCAGATCAAATGGGTTGAGTTCCCTGCTGGCCCACAAATGCTGGAAGCCTTAAACGTTAACAGCATTGATTTAGGCAGTACCGGCGATATCCCGCCAATCTTTGCTCAGGCGGCAGGTGCGGATCTGCTGTATGTCGGCTCTGAGCCACCGAAGCCGCAGTCCGAAGTGATTTTGGTACCGGAAAACAGCCCGATTAAAACCGTAGCTGACCTGAAAGGCCATAAGGTCGCCTTCCAGAAAGGCTCCAGTTCACACAATTTACTGCTGCGTGCATTGACGAAAGCGGGCCTGACGTTCAGCGATATCAAACCAACCTATCTGACACCTGCTGACGCGCGTGCAGCCTTCCAGCAGGGCGATGTGGATGCGTGGGCGATTTGGGATCCTTACTACTCCGCCGCGTTGCTTCAAGGGGGCGTCCGGGTGCTGGCAGACGGCAGCGGTTTGAACCTGACAGGTTCTTTTTACCTGGCGACCCGCTCGTTTACCGAAGCCAACGGTCCCTTTGTCAATGCGGTATTGGATACCTTTAGCCAGGCCGACGAGCTAACGCGCAGCGATCGCACGCAAAGTATCGCCCTCCTCTCTAAAACCATTGGCCTGCCTGAACCGGTTATTGCCAGTTATCTTGACCACCGTCCGCCAACGATTATTGGCCCGGTAAGTGAGAAAACGGCCAAAGCCCAACAGCATACTGCCGATCTGTTTTATACCAATCATTTAATGCCGGTAAAAGTCGACGTAGCCAGCCGTATCTGGCACGCCACTTCCGTGACTGAATAA